The nucleotide sequence GGTGGTGGTCGTCCTCGGCGCCGCGTACGCCCCGCATCTGATCACCGTCTTCGGGCTCACCGAGCGATGGGTCCCCGCCCCTCGGCTCGCCGAGTCCATGGCCTTCCTGACCAGCGGGATCGTCGCCGGTCAGGCCCTCGCCCTGGCCGTGTCGGGGCGGCTCGCCGAGGGCCACGGCGCCCCCGCCGCCTTCGCGGTGGCGGTGGGGGCGGCCGTGGCCTGCGCGGTGCTGTCCTGGACGGTCCGGGTGCCGGCGCCCGTTCCCGTACGGAAGGTCAGGCCGGCCGCCGCAGAACGGTCAGGCTGAGCGGCGCGAGGGTCACCCGCTCGCCGCCCGCGAGCTCCGGGCCCTCCTGCGGCGGCATGCCCTCCGGGTCGGAGGTGTCCACCACCGTGCGCCAGCGGACCCCGTGGCTGTCGGGGACGGCGAACTCCAGCTCCTCCGAAGAGGCGTTGAACATCAGCAGGAAGGAGTCGTCGGCGATCCGCTCGCCCTGGGTGCCCGGCTCCGAGATGGCGTTGCCGTTGAGGAAGACGGTCAGTGCCCGGGCGTGCGCCGCCTGCCAGTCCCGGGCCGTCATCTCCTCGCCCTCGGGGGTGAACCAGGCGATGTCGGTGAGCTCGTCGTGGGTGCCCTCCACCGGCCGGCCGTGGAAGAAGCGGCGGCGCCGGAAGACCGGATGGTCCCGGCGCAGCCGCACCATCGCCCGGGTGAAGCGGAGCAGGGTGGCCTCGGCCTCGCTGTTCTCCTTCGGCCATTGCACCCAGGACACCTCGTTGTCCTGGCAGTAGGCGTTGTTGTTGCCGCCCTGCGTCCGGCCGAACTCGTCGCCGTGGCTGAGCATGGGAACGCCCTGCGAAAGCATCAGCGTGGCGAGGAAGTTGCGGGTCTGGCGGGCCCGCAGCTCGACGATCCCGACGTCGTCGGTGTCGCCCTCCACGCCGCAGTTCCAGGAGCGGTTGTAGCTCTCGCCGTCCCGGTTGCCCTCGCCGTTCGCCTCGTTGTGCTTGTCGTTGTACGAGACGAGGTCCCGCAGGGTGAAGCCGTCGTGGCAGGTCACGAAGTTGACCGAGGCGAGCGGCCGGCGCCCGTCGTCCTGGTACAGGTCGGAGGAGCCGGTGAGCCGGGAGGCGAACTCGGCGAGGGTGCGCGGCTCCCCGCGCCACAGGTCCCGCACGCAGTCCCGGTACTTGCCGTTCCACTCGGTCCACAGTGGCGGGAAGTTGCCCACCTGGTAGCCGCCCTCGCCGACGTCCCAGGGCTCGGCGATCAGTTTCACCTGGCTGACCACCGGGTCCTGCTGCACCAGGTCGAAGAACGAGGACAGCCGGTCCACCTCGTGGAACTGGCGGGCCAGGGTGGCCGCCAGGTCGAAGCGGAAACCGTCCACGTGCATCTCGGTCACCCAGTACCGCAGGCTGTCCATGATGAGCTGGAGGACGTGCGGGGACCGCATGAGCAGCGAGTTCCCGGTGCCGGTGGTGTCGGTGTAGTACCGGGGGTCGTTCGACAGCCGGTAGTACGAGGGGTTGTCCAGGCCCCGGAAGGACAGCGTGGGGCCCAGGTGGTTCCCCTCGGCCGTGTGGTTGTAGACCACGTCGAGGATGACCTCGATGCCCGCCTGGTGCAGGGCCCGTACCGCCGACTTGAACTCCAGGACCTGCTGGCCCCGGTCGCCCCAGGAGGCGTAGGCGTTGTGCGGGGCGAAGAAGCCGATCGTGTTGTAGCCCCAGTAGTTGGCGAGGCCCGCGTCCACCAGGCGGTGGTCGTTGACGAACTGGTGGACGGGCATCAGTTCGAGGGCGGTGACGCCGAGTTCCTTCAGGTGCCCGATCACCGACGGGTGGGCCAGTCCCGCGTACGTCCCGCGCAGCTCCTCCGGGAGGTCCGGGTGGAGCATGGTCAGGCCCTTCACATGGGCCTCGTAGATCACCGTGTGGTGGTACTCGGTGCGCGGGCGCCGGTCGTCGCCCCAGTCGAAGTACGGGTTGACCACGACCGAGGCCATCGTGTGCGGGGCCGAGTCGAGGTCGTTGCGCGCGTCGGGCTTCCCGAAGGGGTAGCCGTACACCGCCTCGCCCCAGTCGATCTGCCCCGACACCGCGCGCGCGTAGGGGTCGAGCAGCAGCTTCGCCGCGTTGCAGCGCAGCCCCCGCTCCGGGGCGTACGGGCCGTGCACCCGGAACCCGTACCGCTGGCCGGGCATCACGCCCGGCAGATAGGCGTGCCGCACGAACGCGTCGGTCTCGCGTAGTTCCACCGCCGTCTCCGAGCCGTCGTCATGGAGCAGACACAGCTCGATCCTGTGGGCGGCCTCCGAGAAGACCGCGAAGTTGGTTCCCGCACCGTCGTAGGTGGCGCCCAAGGGGTACGCCTGACCCGGCCAGACCTGCAT is from Streptomyces venezuelae ATCC 10712 and encodes:
- the glgX gene encoding glycogen debranching protein GlgX; amino-acid sequence: MQVWPGQAYPLGATYDGAGTNFAVFSEAAHRIELCLLHDDGSETAVELRETDAFVRHAYLPGVMPGQRYGFRVHGPYAPERGLRCNAAKLLLDPYARAVSGQIDWGEAVYGYPFGKPDARNDLDSAPHTMASVVVNPYFDWGDDRRPRTEYHHTVIYEAHVKGLTMLHPDLPEELRGTYAGLAHPSVIGHLKELGVTALELMPVHQFVNDHRLVDAGLANYWGYNTIGFFAPHNAYASWGDRGQQVLEFKSAVRALHQAGIEVILDVVYNHTAEGNHLGPTLSFRGLDNPSYYRLSNDPRYYTDTTGTGNSLLMRSPHVLQLIMDSLRYWVTEMHVDGFRFDLAATLARQFHEVDRLSSFFDLVQQDPVVSQVKLIAEPWDVGEGGYQVGNFPPLWTEWNGKYRDCVRDLWRGEPRTLAEFASRLTGSSDLYQDDGRRPLASVNFVTCHDGFTLRDLVSYNDKHNEANGEGNRDGESYNRSWNCGVEGDTDDVGIVELRARQTRNFLATLMLSQGVPMLSHGDEFGRTQGGNNNAYCQDNEVSWVQWPKENSEAEATLLRFTRAMVRLRRDHPVFRRRRFFHGRPVEGTHDELTDIAWFTPEGEEMTARDWQAAHARALTVFLNGNAISEPGTQGERIADDSFLLMFNASSEELEFAVPDSHGVRWRTVVDTSDPEGMPPQEGPELAGGERVTLAPLSLTVLRRPA